The genomic region ACTGACCGGAGCACAAAACTGGCTGGACGTCTATACCGGGGTGGTGAACAGCTGATGCAGGAAATTTCAGCAGCCTTCCGCCAGGCACTCACGAGTTCGCACAGCATCGTCGTGCGGGTCGACGCGTATTATGCCGGCGCACTCGTGCTGGCGGACCTACCGATCTCCGACGGGTCCGTCACGGTGGACCGCGGATCGAAAACCCGCCGCTCCCTCTCGCTCACCATCGCGGACGTCGCGCTCCTCCCATGGGACGCAATGGATCCTCTCGCCGTGTACGGGCAACAGCTCGTAGTACGGCGGGGGATCCGGTTCGCCAACGGCACCGTGGAAATGCTCGAACTCGGCACGTTCCGTATCGACGAGCCGTCGGGTGACGTGCATTTCGGCCCGGTGACTCTGACGGGGAAGAGTCGCGAACAGTCAATCATCGACGACAAGTTCATTGCCCCGACGACAACACGCGGACAGGGAACATGTGTTGAGGCAATGGCATTTCTTATCCACCAGACGCAGCCGACAGCATCGGTAATAAATCTGACGCACGACCAGCGGAATCCCACGTGCGCCGTTGCGACATGGGACGCAAATTCTGACCGGTGGGATGCGGTAACTCAGATCGCAACCGCGATGAATGCGGAGATCTACGTCGATCACCTGGACCGCTTCGTCATCCGCGATATCCCCAACGTGTTTACCGATCCGGTTGCATGGGAGATCGCGGAGGGGGAGGGGGGAACGCTGATGTCCGCCTCGCGTTCAATGTCGCGCACGGCAGTTTGTAATGCCGTTGTGGTGTCGGGTGAAAACTCGGCTGCGGGAACGGCTCCGGTTAGCGCCGTTGCCTACGACAACAGCCCCAACAGCCCGACCCGGTGGAGCGGTCCCTACGGTCACGCGCCGAAAACGTATAGCTCTGCGCTGATCACGTCGACGGGGCAGGCGCAGATAGCGGCAA from Streptomyces sp. NBC_01267 harbors:
- a CDS encoding DUF5047 domain-containing protein, whose product is MQEISAAFRQALTSSHSIVVRVDAYYAGALVLADLPISDGSVTVDRGSKTRRSLSLTIADVALLPWDAMDPLAVYGQQLVVRRGIRFANGTVEMLELGTFRIDEPSGDVHFGPVTLTGKSREQSIIDDKFIAPTTTRGQGTCVEAMAFLIHQTQPTASVINLTHDQRNPTCAVATWDANSDRWDAVTQIATAMNAEIYVDHLDRFVIRDIPNVFTDPVAWEIAEGEGGTLMSASRSMSRTAVCNAVVVSGENSAAGTAPVSAVAYDNSPNSPTRWSGPYGHAPKTYSSALITSTGQAQIAANAMLADATAPNVQTSIATVPNPALEAGDCLRLVYGGRKELALAQTFTVPLTAEGDFPLTLRGNKEEQDV